One genomic segment of Corynebacterium durum includes these proteins:
- the secF gene encoding protein translocase subunit SecF encodes MTNAGTLSRLYTGEGGLDFVGRRRLWYSITGVLLLVCLLAIIFRGFTLGIDFQGGTKMNMPAGDTETSQVEEVFTQATGVTPQLVQVVGSGDSRILEINSERLTDDQINKARSALFERFQPKDATGVANPDAVGDSTVSESWGSTITYRMLIALGVFFILIFLYIAFRFERDMAIAALAALGVDAVVIGGTYALIGFEVSPATIIGLLTVLAFSLYDTVVVFDKVKENTAGLLDSRRRTYAEQANLAVNQTVMRSISTTVISALPIAALMVIAVWLMGVGTLKDLSLVQLIGVIEGTFSSVFLATPIVVSLKNRQQKYRAHNKAVARVRARQEAEGDVDAQDVDDDVDAAASSAHATETVAAPRQNTSFGASWRPDRDR; translated from the coding sequence ATGACTAACGCTGGAACTCTTTCACGCCTTTACACAGGTGAAGGTGGACTTGACTTCGTTGGCCGTCGCCGGTTGTGGTACAGCATCACTGGTGTGCTGCTTCTGGTGTGTCTGCTGGCTATTATTTTCCGGGGTTTTACCCTAGGGATTGATTTCCAGGGCGGTACCAAGATGAACATGCCTGCCGGTGACACGGAAACATCGCAGGTGGAAGAAGTGTTTACACAGGCAACTGGTGTGACCCCGCAGTTAGTGCAGGTGGTTGGCTCTGGTGACTCCCGCATTCTGGAAATTAACTCAGAGCGTCTGACAGATGACCAGATCAACAAAGCTCGCTCTGCGCTGTTTGAGCGGTTCCAACCGAAGGACGCGACGGGCGTGGCTAACCCGGATGCGGTGGGTGATTCCACAGTATCCGAGTCTTGGGGCTCGACCATTACTTACCGCATGCTTATCGCGTTGGGTGTGTTCTTCATTCTGATCTTCCTCTACATTGCCTTCCGTTTCGAACGCGATATGGCCATTGCTGCTCTTGCGGCTCTGGGTGTCGACGCCGTGGTCATAGGCGGTACCTACGCTCTGATCGGGTTTGAGGTCAGTCCAGCAACCATTATTGGTTTGCTCACGGTGTTGGCGTTCTCTCTGTACGACACGGTGGTGGTGTTTGACAAAGTCAAGGAAAACACGGCCGGGTTATTGGATTCCCGCAGGCGCACCTACGCCGAGCAGGCCAACCTAGCCGTGAACCAGACTGTGATGCGTTCTATCTCCACGACGGTGATCTCCGCACTGCCCATTGCGGCGCTAATGGTGATCGCCGTGTGGCTGATGGGTGTGGGAACGCTGAAGGACTTGTCGCTAGTGCAGTTGATTGGCGTTATTGAAGGTACATTCTCATCGGTGTTCTTGGCCACGCCAATCGTTGTGAGCTTGAAAAACCGCCAGCAGAAGTACCGTGCCCACAACAAGGCCGTGGCCCGTGTCCGTGCTCGCCAGGAGGCTGAGGGCGACGTTGATGCGCAGGACGTCGATGATGATGTTGATGCTGCGGCAAGCTCGGCCCACGCTACTGAAACGGTGGCGGCACCCCGGCAGAATACGTCCTTTGGTGCCAGCTGGCGTCCGGACCGGGATCGTTAG
- the secD gene encoding protein translocase subunit SecD, with protein sequence MASQGRRTRIGQSRWPKQALALFVLLLAIVYALIFFLPDRSPIPKLGIDLQGGTRVTLVPQGERPTSEQLAQARTILENRVNGMGVSGASVVTDGDTLVITVPGDDTSQARALGQTSQLLFRPVSNLATPESVAAFSPVLTEMANRWVENGIVTPDQANQSMDAIANLINQNVQEGGERLEVTKVTATAPKEPANSIAAAEQRSKVTEVLRQDRQSVDPAIQLSAYALLQCEAGSKDMDPIAGTDDPAKPLVACDPSQGQKYVLAPAPLLVGETDQEHGKRLSGNEIDTSRPITGGLNPQNGQMEVNFAFKSNDNEPGGSTWAALTQENLQRQVAVTLDSQVISAPVIQSATPPGSGTSITGRFTEQEATDLANNLRYGALPLSFAGENGERGGTSVTIPATLGFASLRAGLIAGLVGLALVSLFALAYYRVFGVLAVFSLFASGALVYGSLVLLGRWIGYSLDLAGIAGLIIGIGTTADSFVVFYERIKDEVRDGRTFRSSVPRAWNRAKHTILSGNFVSLIAAVVLYVLAVGDVKGFAFTLGLTTIFDLVITFLVTAPMVILASRVPWFSKPAVNGLGKVMQVAKNRRAAGEVLPADQAAEQSDSDDEKKEDN encoded by the coding sequence TTGGCTTCCCAAGGCCGAAGAACCCGTATTGGACAGTCACGGTGGCCTAAACAGGCGCTTGCTTTGTTTGTGCTGCTCTTGGCGATTGTCTACGCGCTCATCTTCTTCCTTCCTGATCGCAGTCCGATCCCAAAGTTGGGTATTGACCTGCAGGGCGGAACCCGCGTCACCCTCGTTCCGCAGGGTGAGCGCCCCACATCCGAGCAGCTTGCTCAGGCTCGGACGATTCTGGAAAACCGCGTCAACGGCATGGGTGTGTCCGGCGCCAGTGTGGTCACTGATGGTGACACGTTGGTGATTACGGTCCCGGGTGATGATACGTCGCAGGCGCGAGCTCTTGGCCAAACATCGCAGTTGCTTTTCCGTCCGGTGTCTAATCTGGCCACCCCGGAATCAGTGGCGGCGTTTAGTCCTGTTTTGACGGAGATGGCGAATCGCTGGGTGGAAAACGGCATTGTCACGCCTGATCAGGCTAATCAGTCCATGGATGCCATAGCCAACCTGATTAACCAGAATGTTCAGGAAGGTGGCGAGCGCCTAGAGGTCACTAAGGTCACAGCAACTGCACCGAAGGAGCCCGCAAATTCCATTGCCGCCGCAGAGCAGCGAAGCAAGGTTACTGAGGTGCTACGGCAAGATCGTCAGTCTGTTGATCCCGCCATTCAGTTATCCGCGTACGCTCTGCTGCAGTGTGAAGCTGGAAGTAAAGACATGGACCCGATTGCGGGTACCGACGACCCCGCTAAGCCCCTTGTTGCCTGTGACCCAAGCCAGGGCCAAAAGTACGTGCTCGCTCCCGCACCTTTGCTTGTGGGGGAGACGGATCAGGAACATGGTAAACGTCTGTCTGGTAACGAGATTGATACCAGCCGCCCCATCACGGGTGGTCTGAACCCGCAGAACGGGCAGATGGAAGTCAACTTTGCGTTCAAGTCAAATGATAATGAGCCGGGTGGATCCACCTGGGCAGCTTTGACGCAGGAGAACCTGCAGCGTCAGGTTGCTGTGACGCTTGATTCGCAGGTTATTTCCGCACCGGTGATTCAGTCTGCGACTCCTCCAGGAAGTGGTACTTCCATCACAGGGCGTTTCACTGAGCAGGAGGCCACCGATCTGGCCAATAACCTGCGTTACGGCGCACTACCATTGAGCTTTGCGGGTGAGAACGGCGAGCGCGGCGGGACGTCGGTAACCATCCCCGCAACCTTGGGCTTTGCATCACTACGTGCAGGTTTGATTGCTGGTTTGGTGGGCTTGGCACTGGTCAGCTTGTTTGCGCTGGCTTATTACCGCGTGTTTGGTGTGCTGGCTGTGTTCTCGTTGTTTGCCTCGGGCGCACTGGTCTACGGTTCACTGGTCTTGTTGGGTCGGTGGATTGGTTATTCGTTGGATCTGGCCGGCATTGCGGGCTTGATCATTGGTATTGGTACAACAGCGGACTCCTTTGTGGTGTTCTACGAACGCATTAAGGATGAAGTTCGTGATGGACGAACGTTCCGATCGTCGGTTCCGCGGGCGTGGAACCGTGCAAAGCACACCATTTTGTCAGGTAACTTCGTCTCCCTGATTGCGGCTGTTGTGCTCTACGTGCTGGCTGTGGGTGATGTGAAGGGCTTTGCCTTCACATTGGGCTTGACCACTATCTTTGACCTTGTGATCACCTTCCTGGTGACTGCTCCGATGGTGATTCTGGCGTCCCGTGTGCCATGGTTCTCCAAGCCCGCCGTCAATGGTTTGGGCAAGGTTATGCAGGTCGCCAAGAACCGTCGCGCAGCTGGTGAGGTGTTGCCTGCCGATCAAGCCGCTGAGCAGAGCGATTCGGATGACGAAAAGAAAGAGGATAACTAA
- the yajC gene encoding preprotein translocase subunit YajC — MDVNQLVLLGLILVVFLAPMFFQMRRQQRQLNDIKTVQEGLAVGDAVVTSSGVHGTITALRPTEVELEVAPGVVLTWERAVIVRRATPTEPVSNSNTQPGDNAENDSA, encoded by the coding sequence ATGGACGTGAACCAACTAGTGCTTCTTGGTTTGATACTTGTGGTTTTTCTTGCGCCAATGTTCTTTCAGATGCGTCGTCAACAGCGGCAGCTGAATGACATCAAGACTGTGCAGGAAGGGCTGGCAGTGGGCGATGCTGTTGTCACAAGTTCCGGTGTGCATGGGACAATCACAGCTCTGCGGCCCACCGAGGTTGAGTTGGAGGTGGCACCAGGTGTGGTGCTTACCTGGGAGCGCGCGGTCATTGTGAGGCGTGCGACGCCAACCGAACCGGTGAGTAATTCCAATACACAACCCGGTGATAACGCTGAAAATGATTCAGCGTAA
- the ruvB gene encoding Holliday junction branch migration DNA helicase RuvB produces the protein MADVEKTEFNLPAGKGPGRGGAHAGGRPTDSAIDANAQAGDNDLETNLRPKSLEEFIGQPKVRNQLDLVLTGARNRGVAPDHVLLSGPPGLGKTTMAMIIAQELGTSLRMTSGPALERAGDLAAMLSNLMEGDVLFIDEIHRIARPAEEMLYMAMEDFRIDVIVGKGPGATSIPLEIAPFTLVGATTRSGMLTGPLRDRFGFTAQMEYYDVPDLTRVVTRAAKILNVSINHDAAEEIASRSRGTPRIANRLLRRVRDFAEVYSDGHVDLGAAKAALLLFDVDERGLDRLDRAVLNVLVKGHGGGPVGVSTLAIAVGEEPSTVEEVCEPYLVRAGMIARTGRGRVATAAAWRHVGLEPPEGTIGGYE, from the coding sequence ATGGCGGACGTGGAAAAAACAGAATTTAACCTTCCCGCAGGTAAGGGCCCTGGAAGGGGAGGCGCACACGCCGGCGGCAGGCCGACTGACAGCGCGATCGATGCCAACGCCCAAGCCGGTGACAATGATCTGGAAACAAACTTGCGGCCGAAGAGCCTGGAAGAGTTTATTGGTCAGCCGAAGGTTCGCAATCAGCTTGACCTTGTGCTGACCGGTGCCCGGAACCGTGGTGTTGCACCCGACCACGTGCTGCTTTCTGGGCCGCCCGGACTGGGCAAAACAACGATGGCCATGATTATCGCTCAAGAGTTAGGCACCAGTCTCCGCATGACATCCGGTCCTGCACTGGAACGAGCCGGGGACTTGGCTGCCATGCTGTCAAACCTGATGGAGGGCGACGTTCTTTTTATTGACGAGATTCACCGTATCGCCAGGCCAGCGGAAGAAATGCTGTACATGGCGATGGAAGACTTCCGCATTGACGTGATTGTGGGTAAGGGGCCCGGTGCGACGTCGATACCCTTGGAGATCGCGCCGTTTACCCTGGTGGGGGCAACGACGCGTTCGGGTATGCTGACTGGCCCGCTGCGTGACCGCTTTGGGTTTACGGCCCAAATGGAATATTACGACGTTCCCGATCTCACGCGGGTGGTTACACGTGCCGCAAAAATTTTGAATGTGAGCATTAATCATGATGCGGCTGAGGAAATTGCTTCACGCTCGCGAGGCACACCGCGCATAGCCAATCGCCTGCTTCGTCGCGTCCGTGATTTTGCCGAAGTGTATTCGGATGGGCACGTGGATTTAGGGGCTGCGAAGGCGGCGCTATTGCTGTTTGATGTGGATGAACGCGGGTTGGATCGACTTGATCGTGCGGTGCTGAATGTTCTGGTGAAAGGCCATGGCGGTGGTCCTGTTGGAGTCAGTACGTTGGCTATTGCGGTGGGGGAGGAACCGTCGACAGTTGAGGAAGTGTGTGAGCCGTATTTGGTGCGCGCTGGCATGATCGCTCGTACTGGTCGTGGACGGGTTGCCACTGCTGCCGCGTGGCGGCATGTAGGGTTGGAACCTCCCGAGGGGACAATAGGTGGCTATGAATAA
- the ruvA gene encoding Holliday junction branch migration protein RuvA — translation MISSLRGPVIDIGLNSAVVECGGVGYLFSATPQTLAELSRGEEATVLTLLIVREDSMSLYGFKDAASRDLFSTLLGVSGVGPRLALAVQSVFNTADFAQAVTRGDAKALQRVPGVGKRGAERMIVELKEKVSAFVDAAAEGSDGSADLATANAEPLPYGSAVTEQVVEALMGLGFNEKQATAAVESTLATHAEADNSTLLRAALATLSS, via the coding sequence ATGATCTCATCCCTTCGCGGCCCCGTTATTGATATCGGACTCAATAGTGCTGTCGTGGAATGCGGCGGTGTTGGATACCTTTTCAGTGCCACCCCGCAAACCCTCGCCGAACTCAGTCGAGGTGAGGAAGCAACCGTGTTGACACTGCTGATCGTCCGCGAAGACTCCATGAGCCTCTACGGATTCAAAGATGCAGCAAGCAGGGATCTGTTTAGTACCTTGCTCGGGGTATCTGGGGTTGGGCCGCGCCTTGCCCTTGCCGTGCAGTCCGTGTTTAACACCGCCGACTTCGCACAGGCTGTGACTCGTGGCGATGCCAAAGCTCTCCAACGCGTTCCAGGCGTGGGCAAGCGTGGTGCTGAGCGCATGATCGTTGAACTTAAAGAAAAGGTATCCGCGTTTGTTGATGCCGCTGCTGAGGGCAGTGATGGTTCTGCGGACCTCGCGACAGCAAACGCGGAGCCCTTGCCATACGGCAGCGCGGTGACGGAACAAGTTGTCGAAGCGCTCATGGGTCTGGGCTTCAACGAAAAACAGGCCACCGCTGCGGTAGAAAGCACCCTGGCGACGCACGCCGAGGCCGATAATTCCACACTGCTGCGTGCAGCACTAGCCACGCTGTCAAGCTAG
- the ruvC gene encoding crossover junction endodeoxyribonuclease RuvC has product MNLEGLRVMGIDPGLTRCGLSVVQAGQGRAVLPVAVGVVRTPPSADLTERLLRLSNAVNEWMDDYTPDVVAIERIFERGNVSTVMHTAHAVGVLVLAAAQRSISVHMYTPSEVKKAVSGNGRADKKQMTAMITRILGLSEAPKPADAADALALAVCHCWRAPLLLRQEHTYAQAEAQRRHQQGRLGKAKADFNASKKSTSPAQRSPQQ; this is encoded by the coding sequence GTGAACTTGGAGGGGCTGCGCGTCATGGGCATCGACCCAGGACTGACGCGCTGCGGATTGTCGGTCGTGCAAGCAGGACAAGGTCGGGCGGTGCTTCCCGTCGCTGTTGGTGTGGTCCGCACGCCGCCCAGCGCTGACCTTACAGAACGATTGCTGCGGCTCAGCAACGCTGTGAACGAATGGATGGATGATTATACCCCTGACGTTGTAGCGATCGAGCGCATCTTCGAACGCGGCAACGTGTCCACCGTCATGCACACCGCCCATGCTGTGGGAGTGCTGGTGCTTGCAGCGGCGCAACGCAGTATTTCTGTGCACATGTACACGCCCAGCGAAGTGAAAAAAGCCGTGTCAGGCAATGGTCGTGCGGACAAAAAACAAATGACCGCCATGATTACCCGCATTCTCGGTCTTAGCGAAGCGCCTAAACCTGCCGATGCCGCCGATGCTCTTGCGCTAGCGGTATGCCACTGTTGGCGAGCACCACTACTGCTGCGCCAAGAACACACATATGCGCAAGCGGAGGCTCAACGCCGTCATCAACAAGGGCGGCTAGGAAAAGCTAAAGCTGATTTCAATGCCTCGAAGAAATCCACCTCACCAGCTCAAAGGAGTCCTCAACAATGA
- a CDS encoding YebC/PmpR family DNA-binding transcriptional regulator translates to MSGHSKWATTKHKKAANDAKRGKEFAKLIKNIEVAARTGGGDPAANPTLDDMIKKAKKASVPNDNIERARKRGSGEEAGGADWETIMYEGYGPNGVAILIECLTDNRNRAATEVRTAMTKNGGNMAESGSVAYLFTRKGVVLVAKGELTEDDVLMAVLDAGAEEVNDLGEQFEVVSEAGDMLAVKNALTEAGIDVDEADSDFRASVQVPLEADGARRIFRIIDALEDSDDVQNVYTNMDISDEVAAQLDI, encoded by the coding sequence ATGTCCGGCCACTCAAAATGGGCAACCACCAAGCATAAGAAGGCCGCGAACGATGCTAAGCGGGGCAAGGAATTTGCCAAGCTGATTAAAAACATCGAAGTCGCGGCACGTACCGGCGGTGGTGATCCAGCGGCCAACCCAACGTTGGATGACATGATCAAAAAGGCCAAGAAGGCTTCGGTCCCCAACGACAATATCGAGCGTGCCCGCAAACGCGGTTCTGGTGAAGAAGCAGGCGGAGCCGACTGGGAAACCATTATGTACGAAGGTTATGGCCCCAATGGTGTAGCAATACTCATTGAATGCCTGACCGATAACCGCAACCGTGCGGCGACGGAAGTACGTACCGCTATGACGAAAAACGGCGGAAACATGGCCGAGTCTGGTTCAGTGGCGTACTTGTTCACCCGCAAGGGCGTGGTGTTGGTGGCCAAAGGCGAGCTCACCGAGGATGACGTCCTGATGGCTGTGCTGGACGCTGGGGCTGAAGAGGTCAACGACTTAGGCGAACAGTTCGAGGTTGTCTCTGAAGCTGGTGACATGCTGGCGGTAAAGAATGCGTTGACGGAAGCGGGGATCGATGTGGATGAAGCGGATTCCGATTTCCGCGCATCCGTTCAGGTCCCGCTCGAAGCTGATGGTGCGCGCAGGATTTTCCGAATCATTGATGCGTTGGAAGACAGCGACGACGTGCAAAACGTGTACACCAACATGGACATTAGCGATGAGGTTGCCGCGCAGCTGGACATCTAA
- the pdxT gene encoding pyridoxal 5'-phosphate synthase glutaminase subunit PdxT — MIGILAVQGGVREHELVLDELGVQHRQVRRVEHLNGLSGIILPGGESTTMSKLLELGGLLRPLIDALTSGLPAYGTCAGMILLASEVLDTRPDARCLGALDITVRRNAFGRQVDSFEADLDFHGIDSPVPAVFIRAPWVERVGDGVEVLATVPSGPASGAVVAVRSGRVLATSFHPECTGDARVHEMFLAMVSEAGYVHEV; from the coding sequence GTGATCGGTATTTTGGCCGTGCAAGGCGGTGTCCGTGAGCATGAGCTTGTTCTAGATGAGCTGGGGGTTCAACATCGTCAGGTGCGCCGTGTGGAGCACCTCAACGGACTTTCTGGGATTATTCTCCCCGGTGGCGAATCCACCACCATGTCTAAACTCCTTGAACTTGGTGGTCTACTGCGCCCGCTTATCGACGCCTTGACATCCGGCCTTCCTGCATACGGCACATGCGCCGGCATGATTCTGCTGGCATCAGAGGTGTTGGATACCCGGCCCGACGCGCGGTGCCTCGGCGCGCTCGATATCACTGTTCGGCGTAATGCTTTCGGGCGTCAGGTGGATTCTTTTGAAGCGGACCTTGATTTCCACGGTATAGACTCCCCGGTTCCTGCGGTGTTTATCCGCGCCCCGTGGGTTGAGCGCGTTGGTGATGGGGTTGAAGTGCTAGCCACAGTGCCGTCGGGTCCTGCGTCTGGCGCAGTGGTGGCGGTGCGTAGCGGTCGTGTACTGGCAACGTCATTTCACCCCGAATGCACCGGAGACGCCCGCGTACATGAGATGTTTCTTGCCATGGTGTCGGAGGCAGGCTATGTGCACGAAGTATAA
- a CDS encoding acyl-CoA thioesterase: protein MADIEFILNVEHIDRDIFRGPVVESNLQRTFGGQVAAQTLVAATKTVGNEYQVHSLHGYFVAPGRSTKPTVFMVDRIRDGRSFCSRQVKAVQDGQAIFVMQASFHRKGDQGISHQDRMRAVPDPESIVMDTSSMHHTTKALLEEWSEWDIRVVPSDQFQHNPYTPSQQVVWFRSKAKLPDDDTFHVCTLTYMSDMTLLQSALVPHQDAQVQEASLDHALWFLRPFRADDWLLYDQVSPSADNGRALTQGKIFDRQGNLVAVVTQEGLARSLKPGTKAIPLTTLT, encoded by the coding sequence ATGGCTGATATTGAATTCATTCTGAATGTGGAGCACATTGATCGCGATATTTTCCGCGGTCCTGTAGTGGAGTCGAACCTGCAACGTACTTTTGGCGGTCAGGTGGCCGCGCAGACGCTTGTTGCGGCGACTAAAACCGTGGGCAATGAGTATCAGGTGCATTCGCTGCATGGCTATTTTGTTGCCCCGGGTCGCTCTACCAAACCCACGGTTTTTATGGTGGACCGCATCCGCGATGGCAGGAGTTTTTGTTCCCGCCAAGTGAAGGCGGTACAGGACGGTCAAGCGATTTTTGTGATGCAGGCCAGTTTCCATCGTAAGGGTGACCAGGGCATTTCACACCAGGATAGGATGCGCGCCGTTCCAGATCCTGAATCAATAGTTATGGATACCTCCAGCATGCACCACACCACGAAGGCGCTGTTGGAGGAATGGTCCGAGTGGGATATTCGGGTTGTTCCTAGTGATCAGTTTCAACACAACCCCTACACGCCAAGCCAACAGGTGGTATGGTTCCGCTCGAAAGCGAAACTGCCTGACGATGATACTTTTCACGTGTGCACTTTGACGTACATGTCCGATATGACGCTGCTGCAATCGGCGCTGGTTCCACACCAGGATGCTCAGGTTCAGGAGGCGTCGCTGGATCACGCGTTATGGTTCCTTCGTCCGTTTCGTGCCGACGATTGGCTGCTGTATGATCAGGTCTCGCCTTCTGCGGACAATGGTCGTGCCTTGACTCAGGGCAAGATTTTTGACCGGCAGGGAAACTTGGTGGCAGTTGTGACGCAGGAGGGGTTGGCGCGTAGTCTCAAACCTGGCACCAAAGCCATTCCTCTTACCACCTTGACGTAA
- the pdxS gene encoding pyridoxal 5'-phosphate synthase lyase subunit PdxS, with translation MSTNPTHGTARVKRGLAEMLKGGVIMDVVTPEQAKIAEDAGATAVMALERVPADIRAQGGVSRMSDPDMIEGIINAVSIPVMAKARIGHFVEAQVLQSLGVDFIDESEVLTPADYSNHIDKFDFTVPFVCGATNLGEALRRINEGAAMIRSKGEAGTGDVSNAVTHMRTIRAEINRLKSMAEDELYVAAKELQAPYELVREVAETGKLPVVLFTAGGIATPADAAMMMQLGAEGVFVGSGIFKSGDPEKRARAIVQATQNYEDPATISQVSRGLGEAMVGINVDDIPVPHRLAERGW, from the coding sequence ATGAGCACCAACCCCACCCATGGTACTGCCCGCGTCAAGCGAGGATTGGCTGAGATGTTGAAGGGCGGCGTGATTATGGACGTCGTCACCCCCGAACAGGCGAAAATCGCCGAGGACGCTGGTGCCACCGCCGTGATGGCGTTGGAGCGTGTGCCTGCTGATATTCGCGCACAGGGCGGTGTGTCCAGGATGTCCGATCCGGACATGATCGAGGGCATCATCAATGCAGTATCCATTCCTGTGATGGCCAAAGCGCGCATCGGGCATTTTGTTGAGGCGCAGGTGCTGCAGTCGCTGGGAGTGGATTTCATTGATGAATCCGAAGTGCTGACCCCGGCTGACTACTCCAATCACATTGATAAATTCGACTTCACGGTTCCCTTCGTCTGTGGAGCAACCAACCTGGGTGAGGCACTGCGCCGAATCAACGAGGGCGCGGCCATGATTCGCTCTAAGGGTGAGGCAGGCACGGGTGATGTCTCCAATGCTGTGACGCATATGCGCACCATCCGTGCGGAGATCAACCGGTTGAAGTCCATGGCCGAAGACGAACTGTATGTAGCGGCCAAGGAGCTGCAGGCACCCTACGAACTGGTTCGCGAGGTAGCCGAAACGGGCAAGCTTCCCGTAGTGCTGTTTACCGCTGGTGGTATTGCGACGCCTGCCGACGCCGCAATGATGATGCAACTGGGTGCCGAGGGTGTGTTCGTGGGATCCGGTATTTTCAAGTCCGGCGACCCCGAAAAGCGCGCACGCGCCATTGTGCAGGCCACCCAGAACTATGAAGACCCGGCGACCATCTCGCAGGTTTCTCGCGGTCTGGGCGAGGCTATGGTGGGCATCAATGTTGATGACATTCCTGTTCCGCATCGCCTGGCAGAGCGCGGCTGGTAA
- a CDS encoding glycosyltransferase family 4 protein, with protein MKIGMVCPYSFDEPGGVQAHILDLAEHFIAQGHHVEVLGPCSDNTDVPSFVMKGGRSIPIRYNGSVARLALGPHMDRYIRSFITNGNFDVLHIHEPNSPSYSMRTLRLVEGPIVATYHASSSGSLLLKAALPALRPLLEKIRGGIAVSEMARRWQVEQLGGDSVLIPNGVDTARFRKAQAPRAEDDERPLEIVFLGRLDEPRKGLDILLAALAQVQRPFHCTVIGGGTPRHVPNVTYAGRVSDQEKAEILGRADIYVAPNTGGESFGIVLVEAMAAGCTVVASDIEAFRTVCNADSAEPAGLLFANGDSADLARSLQQLIDAPAERAVLQQRGRERAAVFDWDKVSEEVMRVYETVADGTKVHMR; from the coding sequence ATGAAAATTGGCATGGTATGCCCTTACTCTTTTGACGAGCCAGGGGGAGTTCAAGCACATATCCTTGACTTGGCTGAGCATTTTATAGCTCAGGGACATCATGTTGAGGTGCTGGGGCCGTGTTCTGATAACACGGATGTCCCCTCCTTCGTCATGAAAGGCGGGCGTTCCATACCAATTCGTTACAACGGTTCCGTGGCACGACTTGCGTTGGGGCCACATATGGACCGCTACATCCGCAGCTTTATCACCAATGGCAATTTCGACGTGTTGCATATCCATGAACCCAACTCGCCTAGCTATTCCATGCGTACGTTGCGTTTAGTCGAAGGGCCCATCGTGGCTACGTACCATGCCTCAAGCAGTGGTTCGCTGCTGCTCAAGGCGGCTCTGCCTGCGCTCCGACCCCTGTTGGAGAAGATTCGCGGGGGTATTGCAGTCTCAGAAATGGCGAGGCGCTGGCAAGTTGAACAGCTGGGCGGTGACTCGGTGCTGATTCCCAACGGTGTGGACACAGCACGGTTTAGGAAGGCCCAGGCGCCTCGTGCTGAGGATGATGAACGCCCGCTAGAGATTGTTTTTCTGGGACGCCTTGATGAGCCGCGAAAAGGCCTAGACATTTTGCTCGCAGCTCTGGCCCAAGTGCAACGCCCCTTTCATTGCACAGTGATTGGCGGTGGCACTCCCCGGCATGTTCCCAACGTCACCTACGCTGGTCGCGTCAGTGACCAGGAGAAAGCAGAGATTTTGGGACGAGCAGACATCTATGTCGCCCCCAACACAGGAGGCGAGAGCTTTGGCATCGTCTTAGTGGAGGCTATGGCCGCAGGTTGCACTGTGGTGGCAAGCGACATTGAGGCGTTCCGCACGGTGTGCAACGCCGATTCTGCCGAACCCGCCGGATTACTATTTGCCAATGGTGATAGCGCTGATCTTGCGCGCTCACTTCAACAGCTTATCGACGCCCCGGCTGAACGCGCTGTGCTTCAACAACGTGGCCGAGAGCGGGCTGCGGTTTTTGACTGGGATAAAGTTTCAGAGGAAGTCATGCGCGTCTATGAGACGGTGGCCGATGGAACGAAAGTGCACATGCGATGA